One Desulfatitalea tepidiphila genomic window, ACGCGATTGACCTTTTTGTTCGATAGTGTCCATCCACAAAGGGCCAATTTGACCGATATCGGCGTTGCGCGAAGAATTTAATCCTCGGAATATCAACTATATGCCTACGGTTAAATTTTTCGTGCGCCTTGATCTCGACCCAATCTGCCTATTTGTGGACGGACACTCGATAACATTCGTTTTAGGGCAATTCAATTGCCTTCAGCTTCTGCAGCGGGCGGGCGTAAAGCCCGCCCCTATGAGATTGGGTCGTAAATCTATGCAGTCGTTTTGAAGGGGCAGCGTAGGGGCGGGGTTCATCCCCGCCCGGATGGATGCATGCCTCGAGTGAGCAGCAAGGCACGGAGACGCCACAATTCCGACGGGAGCGCCCATGACGCATTTGCCTGACAGTTGCGATCTGCTGATCATCGGTGGCGGCGTCACCGGCGCCGGCATATTCCATGAGGCCTGTCGCATCGGCCTTCGGGTGGTCCTGGTCGAACAGCACGATTTTGCATGGGGCACCTCCAGCCGATCGTCCAAGCTGATTCACGGCGGGTTGCGCTACCTGAAAGAGGGCCACTTCCTCCTGACCCGCGATGCGGTCAAAGAGCGCGAACGCCTGCTCGGCGAAGCGCCGGGTCTCGTCACCCCCATTTCCTTTCTGGTCCCCATCTACAAGAATCACGGACCGGGCCGCTGGACCTTGGAGGCGGGGCTGTCGATTTACGACCTGCTGGCCCAGAAGCGCCAGCACCGCTATCTGGACGCCGAAACGCTCCTGACGCAGTTGCCCTTCATCGATCGCCAGGCGCTGACCGGGGGTTACGAATTCTGGGATGCCCAGGTGGATGACGCCCGTCTGGTGCTTCGTCTGATCGCGGAGGGGCGACGGGTGGGCGGATTGGCCGCCAACTACACCACGGCCGTCTCCATTCGCCGTGATGGCCAGGGCATGGCCACGGGGGCCGTCGTGCAGGAGACCGAAGGCGGCGCGACACACACCATCGGCGCACGAACGGTGATCAACGCCACCGGCTGCTGGGCCGAGGCGTTGCACCCCGAGCCGTCGGCCAAAAAGCATCTGCGCCCCCTGCGCGGCAGCCACCTCATCTTTCCCCATCACGCCCTGCCGGTGCGGCAGGCGGTCTCTTTCGTGCACCCTGAAGACCAGCGCGCCATTTTCGTCATCCCCTGGGAAGGCGTGGTCCTGGTGGGCACCACGGATCTGGATCACGACCGGGATCTGAATCTGGAACCGGCCATCACCAGGGAGGAGGCCGACTACCTGATCCAAGGGGTCCGCACCCTCTTCCCTTCGCTGGGTCTCTCTTTGGATCAGTGCATCGCTTCCTTTTCCGGCTTGCGGCCGGTGATCAGCAGGGGCGGCAACCGGGCGCCGTCCGAAGAATCCCGGGAGCACGATGTGTGGGAAGACCGCGGCCTGATCACCATAGCCGGCGGCAAGCTGACCACCTACCGCAAGGTGGCCCTGGACGCGCTCAAGGCCGCCCAGCCCTTTTTGCCCGAACTCAAGGATGAGACCGTCGATCCGTCCGGATTCGATGTGTGCCGGGATCTGGTTGCAGAGAATATCGGCATCGGCCCGGAGGCCTGGCAACGCCTCTGCGGCCGCTATGGCGGAGACGCGCGCATCGTCGTTGCCGACGCCCGGCCCGAAGATCTGCTCCCCATTCCCGGCACCCAAACCCTGTGGGCCGAGCTGCCGTATTGCGCGGCCCATGAGTCGGTGCAGCACCTCGACGACCTGCTGCTGCGTCGCGTGCGCATCGGTTTACTGCTTCCCGAGGGCGGCAAAAACTATCTGCCGCGCATCGGCCGGCTCTGCCGGGAGCCCCTTGGATGGGGGCGGCGCCGCTGGCACGGTGAAACGTTCCGTTACCAGGAGTACTGGCACCAGACCCACGGCTTTCCCTGGCTGAAGTCGCCGGAAAGCATCTTGTCGAAACGCTTCCGGCAAGTGAAGCGTCGTTTCATCCGTCTCCTCTTGCGCTGAATTTGAACGAGGTGCCCACCCCATGCCCCAGCAAGATCTGATTCTGGCCATCGACAACGGCACTCAAAGCCTCAAGGCCATGGCGTTCGATCTCGACGGCAGAATGGCTGCCAAATCCCAGGTCACGTTCCAGCCCTATGTCTCCCCCCAGCCCGGTTGGGCCGAACAGTCTCCGGAACGCTTCTGGAACGCCCTGTGCGAAGCGTGCCAGAACCTCTGGAAGAGCGGCAAAGTCTCCAGGGAAGCGCTGATCGGCGTGGCCCTGACGACCCAGCGCGCCACGGTGGTCAACGTGGACCGGGAGGGCCGCCCGCTGCGTCCGGCCATCATCTGGCTCGATCAGCGCAAAGCGCGAGGCCTGCCCCCTTTGGGCGGCGCCTGGGGCTGGATCTTCCGCCTGGCCGGCCTGAGCGGAACGATCGACTATATCCGCTCCGAAGCCGAAGCCAACTGGCTGGCCCTGCACGACGCGGAGATGTGGCGGCGCACCCACAAATATCTGCTGCTCTCCGGTTACCTCACCTACCGGCTCACCGGCGACTTCGTCGATTCGGTGGGGTGCCAGGTAGGGTACATCCCCTTTGACTACAAGCGGCTGCGCTGGGCCCGCAAATGGGACTGGCACTGGCGCTGCCTGCCGGTCGTGGAGACCATGCTGCCGAGGCTGATCGCGCCGGCCGACCCCCTGGGCCAGATCAGCGCCCGGGCAGCCAGGGAGACCGGCCTTCCGGCGGGACTGCCGGTCATTGCGGCGGCCGCAGACAAGGCCTGCGAGGTGATCGGATCCGGTGCCCTGGCCAGCCATATCGGCTGTCTGAGCTATGGCACCACGGCCACCGTCAATATGACCCATGCCCGCTATGTCGAGCCCATCCGCATCCTGCCCGCCTACCCTGCGGCCGTGCCGGGTCATTACAACGTGGAGGTCGAAGTCTATCGCGGCTACTGGATGGTCGAATGGTTCAAGCAGCAGTTCGGCCACCTGGAGCAGATAGAGGCCCAGCGCCAGGGGCTCACGGCCGAGGCCCTGTTCGAACGGCTGCTCGAACAGGTACCGCCCGGCGCCATGGGTTTGATGCTGCAGCCCTACTGGACCCCGGGTCTCAGATTTCCCGGCCCCGAGGCCAAGGGGGCGGTCATCGGTTTCGGCGACGTGCACACCCGCGCCCACCTGTACCGTGCGATGCTCGAAGGATTGGCCTATGCGCTGCGCGAAGGCAAGGAGCGGCTCGAGCGGCGGACCGACACCCGCATCACCACCTTGCGCGTCTCCGGCGGCGGCTCCCAGAGCGACCAGGCCCTGCAGCTCACGGCCGACATCTTCGGCCTGCCCGCCGCCCGGCCCCATCTATACGAAACCGCCGGCCTGGGCGCGGCCATCGATGCGGCCGTGGGCCTGGGCTGTTATCCCGATTTCACCTCGGCGGTGCAGGCCATGACGCACATCGAACGGCTGTTCGAACCCGATCCGGTGCACCAGGACCGCTACGACCGCCTCTACCGGGAGGTCTA contains:
- a CDS encoding glycerol-3-phosphate dehydrogenase/oxidase; its protein translation is MTHLPDSCDLLIIGGGVTGAGIFHEACRIGLRVVLVEQHDFAWGTSSRSSKLIHGGLRYLKEGHFLLTRDAVKERERLLGEAPGLVTPISFLVPIYKNHGPGRWTLEAGLSIYDLLAQKRQHRYLDAETLLTQLPFIDRQALTGGYEFWDAQVDDARLVLRLIAEGRRVGGLAANYTTAVSIRRDGQGMATGAVVQETEGGATHTIGARTVINATGCWAEALHPEPSAKKHLRPLRGSHLIFPHHALPVRQAVSFVHPEDQRAIFVIPWEGVVLVGTTDLDHDRDLNLEPAITREEADYLIQGVRTLFPSLGLSLDQCIASFSGLRPVISRGGNRAPSEESREHDVWEDRGLITIAGGKLTTYRKVALDALKAAQPFLPELKDETVDPSGFDVCRDLVAENIGIGPEAWQRLCGRYGGDARIVVADARPEDLLPIPGTQTLWAELPYCAAHESVQHLDDLLLRRVRIGLLLPEGGKNYLPRIGRLCREPLGWGRRRWHGETFRYQEYWHQTHGFPWLKSPESILSKRFRQVKRRFIRLLLR
- a CDS encoding FGGY-family carbohydrate kinase — its product is MPQQDLILAIDNGTQSLKAMAFDLDGRMAAKSQVTFQPYVSPQPGWAEQSPERFWNALCEACQNLWKSGKVSREALIGVALTTQRATVVNVDREGRPLRPAIIWLDQRKARGLPPLGGAWGWIFRLAGLSGTIDYIRSEAEANWLALHDAEMWRRTHKYLLLSGYLTYRLTGDFVDSVGCQVGYIPFDYKRLRWARKWDWHWRCLPVVETMLPRLIAPADPLGQISARAARETGLPAGLPVIAAAADKACEVIGSGALASHIGCLSYGTTATVNMTHARYVEPIRILPAYPAAVPGHYNVEVEVYRGYWMVEWFKQQFGHLEQIEAQRQGLTAEALFERLLEQVPPGAMGLMLQPYWTPGLRFPGPEAKGAVIGFGDVHTRAHLYRAMLEGLAYALREGKERLERRTDTRITTLRVSGGGSQSDQALQLTADIFGLPAARPHLYETAGLGAAIDAAVGLGCYPDFTSAVQAMTHIERLFEPDPVHQDRYDRLYREVYRQMYKRLKPLYERIRDITGYPGEAQAWPGD